Proteins encoded together in one Malaclemys terrapin pileata isolate rMalTer1 chromosome 16, rMalTer1.hap1, whole genome shotgun sequence window:
- the SPRING1 gene encoding SREBP regulating gene protein isoform X2, translating to MVHFVSMVWRRLLRKRWVLGIVFGLSLIYFLTSTFKQEERTVRDRNLLQVQEHEPIMWKVQFSLGNSSQRSNQCRNSVQGKLFITDELGYICERKDVLVNGCCNVNVPSAKLYNCDSCLPNGCCSVYEYCVSCCLQPNKQLLLERFLNRAAIAFQNLFMAVEDHFELCLAKCRTSSQSVQHENTYRDPIAKYCYDGETKSELS from the exons ATGGTGCACTTTGTGTCAATGGTGTGGCGCAGGCTGCTGCGGAAGCGTTGGGTCCTGGGTATTGTATTTGGACTCTCCCTCATCTATTTCCTTACCAGTACCTTCAAACAG GAGGAGAGGACGGTACGCGATCGGAATCTTCTCCAAGTACAGGAACATGAGCCCATCATGTGGAAGGTGCAGTTCAGCCTGGGAAATAGCAGTCAGCGAAGTAACCAGTGCAGAAATTCTGTCCAGGGGAAGCTATTCATTACGGATGAACTGG GCTACATCTGCGAAAGGAAGGACGTGTTGGTGAACGGCTGTTGTAACGTCAACGTGCCTAGTGCAAAGCTCTATAATTGTGACAGCTGCCTGCCCAACGGTTGTTGCAGCGTGTATGAGTACTGCGTTTCCTGCTGTCTGCAGCCCAACAAG CAACTTCTCCTGGAGCGTTTCCTGAACCGGGCAGCTATCGCTTTCCAGAACCTCTTCATGGCAGTGGAAGATCACTTTGAGTTGTGCTTGGCCAAGTGCAGGACTTCATCACAG AGCGTGCAGCACGAAAACACCTACAGAGACCCCATTGCAAAGTACTGCTATG atggagaaacaaAGTCAGAGTTGAGCTAA
- the SPRING1 gene encoding SREBP regulating gene protein isoform X1 yields the protein MVHFVSMVWRRLLRKRWVLGIVFGLSLIYFLTSTFKQEERTVRDRNLLQVQEHEPIMWKVQFSLGNSSQRSNQCRNSVQGKLFITDELGYICERKDVLVNGCCNVNVPSAKLYNCDSCLPNGCCSVYEYCVSCCLQPNKQLLLERFLNRAAIAFQNLFMAVEDHFELCLAKCRTSSQSVQHENTYRDPIAKYCYGEYPPELLPI from the exons ATGGTGCACTTTGTGTCAATGGTGTGGCGCAGGCTGCTGCGGAAGCGTTGGGTCCTGGGTATTGTATTTGGACTCTCCCTCATCTATTTCCTTACCAGTACCTTCAAACAG GAGGAGAGGACGGTACGCGATCGGAATCTTCTCCAAGTACAGGAACATGAGCCCATCATGTGGAAGGTGCAGTTCAGCCTGGGAAATAGCAGTCAGCGAAGTAACCAGTGCAGAAATTCTGTCCAGGGGAAGCTATTCATTACGGATGAACTGG GCTACATCTGCGAAAGGAAGGACGTGTTGGTGAACGGCTGTTGTAACGTCAACGTGCCTAGTGCAAAGCTCTATAATTGTGACAGCTGCCTGCCCAACGGTTGTTGCAGCGTGTATGAGTACTGCGTTTCCTGCTGTCTGCAGCCCAACAAG CAACTTCTCCTGGAGCGTTTCCTGAACCGGGCAGCTATCGCTTTCCAGAACCTCTTCATGGCAGTGGAAGATCACTTTGAGTTGTGCTTGGCCAAGTGCAGGACTTCATCACAG AGCGTGCAGCACGAAAACACCTACAGAGACCCCATTGCAAAGTACTGCTATGGCGAGTAtccccctgagctcctgcctaTTTGA